Proteins co-encoded in one bacterium genomic window:
- the wecB gene encoding UDP-N-acetylglucosamine 2-epimerase (non-hydrolyzing) yields MTPRKLLFLFGTRPEAIKLAPVILAARERPEFHVTIVVTAQHREMLDEVLRAFDIVPDRDLNIMAPGQTLFHVTSRVFEAMESVLAEYDPDVVLVQGDTTTVFAGAVAAFYAGKPVAHVEAGLRTGDLAAPFPEEANRKMASCVTHWHFAPTDSARQNLLREGYPGSAIHVTGNTVIDALLWMVERVKTAACPVAEIAPAIDAHERMVLITGHRRENFGAPFARICETFRRLAEENLETLFVYPVHLNPNVQRPVNDILGGVGNFRLLSPLAYPDFVWFMQRAHLIITDSGGVQEEAPALGKPVLVTRRVTERPEAVDAGVVKLVGDDPHSIFAEATRLLRDPEAHTQMARGVSPYGDGKASARILDVLATQ; encoded by the coding sequence ATGACGCCGCGCAAGCTCCTGTTTCTCTTCGGCACGCGCCCCGAGGCCATCAAGCTGGCGCCGGTCATTCTGGCCGCGCGAGAACGCCCCGAATTTCATGTCACGATTGTCGTTACGGCCCAGCATCGCGAAATGCTCGACGAAGTTCTGCGCGCCTTCGACATCGTCCCCGATCGCGACCTGAACATCATGGCACCGGGGCAGACCCTCTTCCATGTGACCTCGCGCGTCTTTGAAGCGATGGAGAGCGTGCTGGCCGAATACGATCCAGACGTCGTGCTCGTGCAAGGCGACACCACGACCGTCTTTGCCGGAGCCGTCGCGGCGTTCTACGCCGGAAAGCCCGTCGCCCACGTCGAAGCCGGTCTGCGGACCGGAGATCTGGCGGCGCCGTTCCCCGAAGAAGCCAACCGCAAGATGGCATCCTGCGTCACGCATTGGCACTTCGCGCCGACCGACAGCGCGCGCCAGAATCTCCTGCGCGAAGGCTATCCCGGTTCTGCGATTCATGTGACCGGCAACACCGTGATCGATGCGTTGTTGTGGATGGTCGAGCGCGTCAAGACCGCCGCTTGTCCTGTTGCCGAAATTGCTCCCGCGATCGATGCGCACGAGCGCATGGTCCTCATCACCGGGCATCGCCGAGAAAACTTCGGCGCGCCCTTTGCCCGCATCTGCGAGACCTTCCGCCGCCTCGCCGAGGAGAACCTCGAAACGCTCTTCGTTTATCCCGTGCACTTGAATCCAAACGTGCAGCGACCTGTGAACGACATTCTCGGCGGCGTCGGGAACTTCCGCCTGCTTTCGCCGTTGGCCTATCCCGATTTCGTGTGGTTCATGCAGCGCGCTCACCTGATCATCACCGATTCCGGCGGCGTGCAAGAAGAAGCCCCGGCACTCGGCAAACCGGTGCTCGTGACGCGTCGCGTCACCGAACGCCCGGAAGCCGTCGATGCCGGCGTTGTTAAGCTGGTCGGAGACGATCCCCACAGCATTTTCGCCGAGGCCACGCGCCTGCTGCGCGATCCCGAGGCTCACACCCAAATGGCCCGCGGCGTCAGCCCCTACGGCGACGGCAAAGCATCCGCGCGCATTCTGGACGTGCTGGCGACGCAGTAG